The stretch of DNA TGATCGGCACGCTGTATTCCACGGAGCCGAACCAATACGTGTGCCCCCCGATCGGCTCCTGATCGCCAAACGGGCCGACGCGATAAGGCCCGACCTGGCGATATTTATAGCCGCGCAGTGAGCCGACGCCGCCCAGGAAAAAGCGGTCGAACAGAGGCACGCGCGTGGTGTCGCCGAACGGTTCGGCCACGCCCGCCCGCCCGCGCACTTCCCAGATGTGATTCTCGAAGAATCCGGGATAATACCAGGCGGAGCGCAACTCGAATTTGTAAAAGTCCGTATCGCCTCCGAACGGACCGCCCGCCAATTCGCTCGATAATTCCGTGCGCTGGCCTCGACTGGGCAATTGAATGTTGTTCCGCGTGTCGAAGGCAATCGAAGCCCCGATCTTGGAAACCAGCCGGTTGCCCTGCTCTTCCTGAATGAGCAACGGGGCGCGTTCATCGACGTCGTTGATGCCAATGTTTTCGATGGTGTAACTGACGCCGCCGATCAGGAATTCGCTGCCCAGCGCCCGCACCAACCCAAGCCGGGCGCCAGTCTGGCTGACATCGTAGAGGTCGCTGTAGAAATTCAACTCGCGGTGGTAGAAGTCGGTTTCAAAGCGCAGGCGATGGCCAAAAAGCCAGGGCTCGGCAAACGAGATCTGGAAATCCTTGCGCCGCGTTCCGAGCATGACGTTGATCCGGAACTTCTGGCCACCCCCCCGGAAGAACGGCGGGTTGAACAGGTCAAAGTTCCCCTCCCGAAATCCAATGAAACCCACCAGGTTATCCACCGAGCTGAATCCGGCGCCCAGTTCGATATTCCCGGTCGTCGTTTCCTCGACGTCGATCACCAGATTCTTGTTCGCGGGCACGTCGGTCGGCTCGACGCTGGTTTCCACCTTCTCAAAGAAACCCATCTGTTCGAGGCGGCCTTTGGTTCTCTTGACTCGAACCATGTCGAAGGGCTCGCCGGGCGAGACCGCCAATTCCCGGCGGATGACTCGGTCCTTGGTCTTGACGTTGCCCTTGATTTCGATCCGCTCGATGAACGACTTGCCTTTATCCTCGTCGTGGATGACGTAAATGAGGTCCATCGTGCCGCGCGTGGTGTTCGGACTTTTGATCGGTTGAACTCGCACGTCGATGTAGCCCTTGCTCCCGTAGAAATCCTGGATGGATTCGATGTCGGTTTCGAGGCCTTTCGGAGTGAAGATTTCGCCGGCAACCATCGTGATTCCTTTGACGCCGCGGTCGCCTTTCATGATGTCTTCCGCTTTGAAGAGGGAATTGCCCCGGAATTCCACCGCGCCCACCTTGTATTGCTTGCCCTCGGAGACCAGGAACCGAATCGTGATGTGCTTCGGATCGACCTGATCGATCTGGACCTCTTTGATTTCAAAATCGATGTAGCCTTCGTTCTGGTAAAACTCAACCAGCTTGTCCTTGTCGTCCTCGAATTGATCGGTTTTCAGGACGCCGCTCCCGGTCAGCCAGGAAAACATCCAATGCCTGCGGGTCTTGATGACCTTGCGGAGTTTCTTTTGGGTGTAAGCTTCCGCCCCCACGAACTCCACATCACGGATCTGCATCTTGGGGCTTTCGGAGATTTCGAAAACGGCCACGCCCCGGCCTGCGTTCTCGTCTGGAATGACCGTGTATTTGACCTGGGTTCGCTGATAGCCGGCTTTTTGATACATTTTCAGGATCTCCTGCGTATCCGTGAAAAGCCGGCGTTCATCCAGCGGTTGCCCGACTTTGGAGGTGACTTTCTTGAGCAGCTTCTTGGCGCTGTATTTCTTGTTCCCCTGGAACCGGACTTCCGTGAGCGTCAAATGCCCCTGAACCACGTAAATGATCGTGACACCCTGGGCGGTGCGATCTGTTTCCGAAACGCGGACATCGCGAAACAGGCCCGTCGCCAGGAGAGCCTTCACGTCGTCATCGACGCCGCGTTGGGTGTAAACGTCCCCGACCTTGACCCGGATATTGGCGCGGATCATGGTATCGCTCGCGGCAGGCGGACCGATGTGGCGGATATCGATTTTTTGGACGGTTTGCCCGAAGAGGTTGGGCAGGCAGAACAGGCACAGCACCCACGGCAGCCGCCATTGTCGAACCAAAAAAGTCGTCATCTAATTGTCCTGCAGGATCTCGCCGGCGTTGACTTTGGCGGCGCTCTCAAAGCGTGTGTAAGGTCTCAAAAAGGTCAAATTGACATCACCTGTGGGCCCATTCCGCTGTTTCGCGATGAGCAGATTGACCGGCAGCGAGTCCTGAGCTTGCGAAGCGGACTCGTCGTCCTCCTCGCTGCTCGCTTTGTAGAGCAGACCTACCAGGTCGGCATCCTGTTCAATCGCGCCGGATTCACGCAAATCCGACAGACGCGGCTTGCGGTTTTTTTCCTTTTCCAATTCGCGATTCAACTGGCTCAAGACGATGATCGGGACGTTCAATTCTTTCGCCAGGGCTTTGATGCCGTTGGAGATGTCCGCAATCTCCTGCTGCCGGTTTTCAGCTCGGCGCGAAGTAGAATTGAGCAGTTGCAAGTAGTCAATCACAAAGAGCTTGATGCCGTATTGCTGGAACATCCGCCGGGCCTTCGCGCGCAACTGAAGAATCGACAGCCCCGAACTGTCGTCGATAAAAAGCGGCGCGCTCGCCAATTTGCCGGCCGAACCCGTCAGCTTCGGAAAATCGCGTTCGGCCAGAAATCCCTCCCGGATGCTGCGCAGGTTCACGCGCGAGCGCGAGCAAAGCATGCGCAGCACCAGCGACTCCGCCGTCATTTCCAGGCTGAACACGCCGACCGGCAGCTTCTGGTCGATGGCGACGTGCTCGGCAATATTCATCGCCAACGACGTCTTTCCCATGCTCGGGCGCGCGGCGATCACGATCATTTCGCCCGCGTGCAACCCGCTCGTCATTTTGTCGAAGTCCGGGAAGCCGGTGCCGATGCCCGTCAGCATGCCTTGCCGCTGGTGGAATTCCTCAATCGTAGTGATCGCTTTGTGAACCAGATCCTTGATTGTCCGGGAACTGGCTTCCACCCGGTCCTCGCTAATCCGGAGAATATCCCGCTCGACCTCGTCCAGCAGCGCATCGACCTCGCCTTCGTGGTCGTAGACGCGGCCGACGACTCCCGTGCACGTCTGGATCATTTTTCGGAGGAGATACTTCTCGCGGACGATATCCAGATAATACTGAAGATTCGCCGCCGACGGAACCCCATCGACCAACTGGGCCAGATACGCGGGGCCGCCAATGGCTTCGAGCTGGTTCTTGTCGCGGAGCCGCTGATGGACGGTGATGAGATCGATCGCCTGCTTCTGATCGTACATCTCGGCCAGCAACTCGTAGATGCTCCGATGCCGCAGATCGTAAAAGACCTCGCTGCCGCGCTTGAATTTCTCGATGCAAACGCCCATGCCGTCATTGGGCGAAAGCAGCACGCAACCGAGCACGCCCCGCTCGGCCTCGACCGAGTGCGGCGGCAGGCGATCCACACTGGACGAAGCAGCGGCTTTGACAATGGGCGCTCGAGTGAGGCTGACGGTCGTAGAAATGTTGGGTTCGATCGTTTCGATCATGGCTTAAGGACCGTCCAATTTCACAAAAGAAGCAATGTGAACTTACTCAGATGGTTGTTCTCAGGAATCAGGGCTATCAGTTCACCGATTATCCACAGGATCGATCCAGGAGATAAAAGCCTGAAGGGCTGAGGTTAAGCTCACTTGTGATCCGAATTGGACCTCGACGTGGCGTCAAAATGGAGAAAATGGGGATTGTGAGTAATTCGGCGAGTCGCCGAACGAGGCGGGCGGGTCGCCCGCGCTACCTACGGTAACAGATACCAACGATTCAGTTTCTTGACACTTTTGACATCGGCTCTCACGATTCGACCATGACTGTGGAATTACTTCGCAAGCGTCTCCGTTCAGGAGGCCCCCACGTCGTTCGCGCGTCCGATGGAAAGGAATATGCGATTCCGCATCCTGAGTTTGTCTTTCCTGAGTTTGTCTTGGTAGGACGACATAACCTCATCATTGAAGAAGAGGACGGCTTCGTGGAGATCGTCGATCCACTGCACGTTGTTGCAATTCGATGCGCTCCTGCTTCCAAGGGCAAGAACGGACGGTCTTGAGTCGCGAGGCACTTCGCGGTGAACCCACGAGACTTCCTTCTTCAGTAGCAGTTTTCATGGGGGAATGCGGGTGGTCTGGCTGGCCACGCATTGCCAGCGCCCGTCTCGTTTCACGAATGTATCGGTCATCCGCTGCGGTCCGCTGATATCGACGCCTCGGAATGTGCCTCTCCATTCGATGCGGAAAGTGACCACGGCCGCGTCAACGTAAATCCGCGCCCGAACATCGCTCAGTGCAAACGAGTCGATCTCCAGATCGCCGGCTTTGAGAGATTCGAGTTGCCGTTGTTTCGTCCACAGCCGCCCGGCGGGATCAGTAAAAACAAACTCCTCTGCTTCGATTCGGTCGATTCTTCCAACGTTACGGCGCGCCACGGCTTCCGCCCACTCCCAGCGTGCTCGGACTGGGAGACGCCCCGCAGGATACAATTCTGCGATACGGCAGAGTGCAACTCTGCGCTACGAGCTTTGTCGTCCATCCCGCGGACCAAGCAGTAAGCCGCGCCCGTTTCCGGATCGACGGCAATGGACCGGCACAACGTTCGGTAAGCCGCTCCTTTGCCATTCTCTCCTTCCAAGGAACTACCTTACTGAGGAGACCGCAGGATAGGCGACGCTTCCTTTCTCCTCACCCCAACCCTCTCCCCTGGGGAGAGAGAGAATCATTGGCCGCACTCCGACAAGCTGAGCGCGGCGGATCGGTCGATACGCTGGCGCAGGATTCCCTCTCCCCTGAGCTCCCCTGAGGGAGAGGGTCAGGGTGAGGGGGAACGCGGCGTCCAATAACCACGCGCTGTAGCTTATCCCACGGACTACGGTAACTGAAGGGATACGGCTGGTTCGCCTTTTCGCTGGCGTGGAATCGCCGACCGCCGTTACCTTGGCGCCCGCGATTTATGAAAGATGTCCTGGCTTTTCTGAAAAAGAACCAAGCTCGCTTTGTCCGGGAGCTTTGCGAATACGTGCGTTTCCCCAGTGTCTCGGCGCAGCCGACGCACCGAAAAGATCTGGCCGCTTGCGCGCAGTGGTTGGTGCGGCATTGCCGGGAGGCCGGGCTGAACGCCGAGTTGCGTCCGACCGAAGGAAACCCGGTCGTGCTGGCCCGCCCGCCGAAGCGCGGCCCATCGCGCAAACCGCATTACGTCGTTTACGGGCACTACGACGTCCAACCGCCGGAGCCTTTTGAACTCTGGAAAACGCGGCCCTTTGATCCGTCCGTCCGGGGCAGTTCCTTGTTTGGCCGAGGCGCAAGCGACAACAAAGGGCAGCACCTCGCTCATCTCAACGCGGTCGAAGCTTATTTGAAGACCGGCGCCGAACTGCCTTGCGACTTGACCTTCGTGATCGAAGGCGAAGAGGAAGTCGGGAGCAAAAGCCTGGCGGGGTTCCTGGAAAAGAACCGCGAGCGCCTGCGCTGCGACGGCATCGTGATCTCGGATACGGGCCTCGTCAGCAAAAGCCATCCGACCTTCACCTACGGGCTGCGCGGAATCATGGCCATCGAAGTGAAACTGCACGGACCGAACCGCGATCTGCATTCGGGTATTTTTGGGGGAACGGTTGATAACCCGGCCCTGGCGCTTTGCCAGTTGCTGGCCGGGCTGCGCGACAAAAACGGGCGCATCACGATTCCGGGATTCTACGACGACGTCGAACCGCTCACCGCATACGAACGGAAGCAACTCGCGCGGCTCCAGTTCACCGAACGGAGCTACCGGCAATTTCTTGGCGTTCCGAAACTTTTCGGCGAACGCGGTTACACGCCGATCGAGCAGCGCAGCGTTCGACCCACGCTGGAAATCAACGGACTGACGAGCGGGTATCAGGGCGCGGGCAGCAAGACGATCATCCCGGCCTGGGCCAGCGCCAAGATCACGGCGCGGCTGGTTCCGAACCAAACGCCGGAACGCGCGCGGCAGTTGTTCGTGCGCCACCTCCGCAAGATTTGTCCTCCGACCGTGCGCCTCGAATTCAAGCCGGAACACGGCGGCGAACCGTACCTCGTTTCGCCGCAAGGCCGCGGCGCTCAGGCGGCGTTGCGAGCCTTGAAGAACGCTTTCGGCTGCGAACCGGTGCTCATGCGCGAAGGCGGCTCGATTCCCATCGTGAACGCCTTCAAAAAAATCCTCGGCGCGGACAGTTTGATGCTGGGCCTCGCATTGCCGGATGACAACGCGCATTCGCCGAATGAGAAGTTCGATCTCGAAGTTTTTGAGAAAGGCATGCGGATGAGCGCGCACCTCTGGCGCGAACTGGCCGCGGAATGATCTCCGCGAACAAGTCCGCGTAAAAAGCGTGTTCCGTACGGGACACACTTCTTGTCAGCATCGCCTGAAATCATCTTCCCCTTTGATTCAGGGAACGGAAAATCAAGCTCGGCCGGCGCCGCTGCCGACGACTTCGGGCGGACCAATAGAGCAAGCCCACCGCCATGATCAGCAAGCACGCTCCCCAAACGGCATACTTCCCGCCCGACGGCGCGACGTCCGGCGGAAGAGCGGCCGCGGTCTGCGGCGGCGTTTCTTCGACCTTCGGATTCTCGGCTCGCGCGGGCCGGATTTCGTTCTGCGCTAGATTCGGCTGGCTCGGTGGAGATGGTCGGACATTCGGAGCCGGTTCGCTTGCCACCAATGTTTCGCCGGCTTGCGAAGGTGGGTTCGACTTCGTGATGGTCTCGGAAGACGGGATTTCCTTTGTTGCTGGAGCTGGCGCCACAGTGGTTGGCTCAGTTCGATCATCTTTCGGCACCGGCAAAGGACTGGGCTTCGTGTCGGCAGGAGTGGCCACCGGGGTTGCCGGCAATGGAATCTTTTCTGGTTCGGATTTGGCCGCCGTGATTTCCGTCTTGGGTTCATCACGTTGCGGCGCAGGGGGCGGGGCGGGTTTTGACTCAATAGGAGGGAGCGTTGCTGGCGCCGCAGCCTGAAGAGGAGTTTGGTCCGTCGTGGATTTCACCGGTTCAGGAAGCTCGGTAACAACCGTGCTCTGCGCCGGGGCGAATTGGTGGGCAGAACTGCGATCGATTTGGAAGGAGACGTATTCTCGGCCTCTTTGGACTGGCCCAAATCTGCGGAAACATCCCAGGTCACAAACTGTCCGTTGTCGATTGTGAACCGCGTGACAAACGGTTTGCCCACTCGCTGGAGATCTGTGCGATATTCGCGATAGAGGACGTTCAGGCTCCGGTCGAAGGGCGTGCCTACTACGGGAGCGTCGCCGTTGCTCAGAAGGAAAACGGTCAGGGATTTGGAGGTCCGGGCGGTTTTGAGTATTTCTGCGATGGCTTTCCCTGGCTGGGATTGCCGCTCGTAGCGAAGGCTGCGCAAGTAACGTGCGATGCGATCCGCGATGATCTCGCCTCGTTCCGGCGTCCAAGTCTCCGGCGGGAATCGAGTGGTGTAAACGCGCTCGTTAAAGGTCCAGACTCCCAGGCGATCGCCGGTCGCCATTTTATCGGCGAGGCTGGTGCGGATCAGATTGAACACCGTCTGCGCGACCGCTTCTTTTTCCCGGGACATGGAAAGCGAGATGTCCACGACGAACAGCACGTCGTATTTCGGAACCGGACGTGCGCCAGGTTTCTGGGCCAAGGCCGGGAAAGCCAAAAGAACCATCAGACACCACACTAAAGCTGCAGGACCGAGTCTTTTGGGTGCATGCTTGGAGCCTGTCTGAAAATTCTGAGGGGCGCTGTTTTCGCGCAAAGGGTCGTCAGGCGCGACGAAGGAGAATATCCCTGGTGGATCTTCGACGGAGGAGCAACGAAGCCAGACGGCCCTTTGCGCGAAAACCCTCCGGGCGGCAGGTCTTTTGGCCGTGGCCTTCGTTGGCTCGGTCCTCACAGCCCGCGGCGGGGATGCTCGGACCTCGCCGCCTCGGCCACCGCCAAAATCCCTTGCCGCAGCACCTCTCATAATTTTCAGACAGGCTCTTATTCCTCATGAGCTGGTAAGGACGCGTTCCACCGCGTCCCTGAAATTGCACTTTCGACCGCGGAGTAAATTCAGGGACGGAGTTGAATCCGTTCCTACCAGGCTCATGGCAAGTTGCCCGTGTGTTCATGGAGCGGATCTCAATTTCGCGGCTGCCTGAACCGGCTCAGCTCACGGCGATTGTAGTGTTTCAAGTCTCTCTGCAGGTCCTGCAACGTCGCGCAAACGGTTTCGATGAAATTCGCGCAATCCGAGGTCATGCCTCCCATCGCCAGAACGGTATCGCGTTCCGCGTAATCGTCCGTCACGGCCAGGACCTCGCCGTATTCCTGGAAGCGATAGGCGGCGCGTTCGATAATGTCGTCGGCGGTCTGGCCCGCTTTGGAATAAAGGACCTCCACTTCGGGCGACGAAGGGATCTTCGGCGTGCCCGGCGGAGCGCCTGAGCCGTCGAAGACAATCGTAATGGGCGTGCCTGTGGCGTCCCGGTACTGCGTGAGCCAGTGGATCAATTCTTCGCGGGCGGCGGCAGAATGGCGCGGCTGACCGGGCGCCAACGCCGGCCAGTTGTGCAGCAGACTATATCCATCGACCAATATGCGAACGAGAGCCACCGGTTCACCGTAATGGTTGAATGCGGAGTTGGAAAATCGAAAATTTCCGGCTTCACTGAGCGGCAAGCTGCAACCGAAGTGATCAGTGATCAGTAATCAGTATTCAGTGTTCAGTGGTTGGGCTGAATTTTTATCAGATGAAAAGAACTCAAACTTCGCCTGCGTTGTCCCGCCGCGATTTCCTCGCGCGGTTCACGGCCGGGAGTGTTTTCGCGTTTCCTCTTGCCGCCGCCGAAAGGCGGGCCGAAGCGAAGGCGATCCGCCTCGCGCACTTCGCCGCCGACGTGACACCGCCAGTGGGGCACGCCTTGATGGGCGGCGGGATTGCCCCGGCGGCGGCCATTGACGATCCGCTCTTCGCCCACGGACTCGTGCTGTTGAGCCAGGACAAACCGATCGTGCTGGTCTCCGTGGATTGGTGCGAAATTCGGAACGAGGCCTACGATCGCTGGCGCTCCGCGCTGGCCGAAGCCGCGAACACTGAGCCAGCTCGCGTGTTGGTGACCAGTGTCCACGTGCACGACGCGCCGGTCGTAGATCTCGAAGCCGAACGCATTTTGCGGAGCGCCCAATCGCCCGGCTCAATTTGTGATCTGGATTTCCACGAGCGTGCTGTTCAGCGCGTCGCTCAGGCCTTGCGAGAATGCCTGTCTTCTGTCCAGCCGGCCACGCATATCGGCCTGGGCCAGGCGAAGGTGGTGAACGTGGCCTCAAACCGGCGTTATGTCCGGCCAGACGGCTTGCTGACCTTCGGACGCACCAGCTCCACGCGCGATCCACTTGCCCATGAAGCTCCCGAAGGCACAATTGATCCCTGGCTCAAGACCCTGAGCTTTTGGAATCAGGACCAGCCTTTGGCCGCTCTGCACTGCTACGCGACGCACCCGATGAGCTATTACGGCAAGGGCCGAGTTTCGAGTGATTTCGTCGGGATGGCCCGGCAACGCCGGCAGCGCGAGCAATCCCAGGTCAAACAGATTTACGCCTCCGGTTGCAGCGGCAATGTCACGGCGGGCAAATACAACGATGGTTCGCCGGAGAATCGCGCGGTGCTGGCGAGCCGAATTCATCAGGCGATGGTTGAAGCGTGGGAGTCCACGCGGCGTCATCGGCTCGGGCCGATCGGCTTCCGCACGGCGAAGCTGCGTCTGGAACCGAGAAATACTCCTGGTTTCACCGTAGAGGATCTCCAGCGCCGTCTGGCCAGTGAGACCAAACCCTTCGGCCAATGCCTGGCCGCTTTGGGGTTGAGCTGGCGAAAGCGAGCGGATGCGGGACACTTGATTGATCTGCCGGTGGTCGATTTCGGCGCCGCCCAACTGCTTTTGTTGCCGGCGGAATCCTACGTCGAGTATCAACTCTTCGCACAGGGACTGCGGCCGGATTCGTTTGTGTTGACGCTCGGCTACGGCGAATGTGCGCCGGGCTACATCCCCAGCGAACA from Verrucomicrobiota bacterium encodes:
- the bamA gene encoding outer membrane protein assembly factor BamA, producing the protein MTTFLVRQWRLPWVLCLFCLPNLFGQTVQKIDIRHIGPPAASDTMIRANIRVKVGDVYTQRGVDDDVKALLATGLFRDVRVSETDRTAQGVTIIYVVQGHLTLTEVRFQGNKKYSAKKLLKKVTSKVGQPLDERRLFTDTQEILKMYQKAGYQRTQVKYTVIPDENAGRGVAVFEISESPKMQIRDVEFVGAEAYTQKKLRKVIKTRRHWMFSWLTGSGVLKTDQFEDDKDKLVEFYQNEGYIDFEIKEVQIDQVDPKHITIRFLVSEGKQYKVGAVEFRGNSLFKAEDIMKGDRGVKGITMVAGEIFTPKGLETDIESIQDFYGSKGYIDVRVQPIKSPNTTRGTMDLIYVIHDEDKGKSFIERIEIKGNVKTKDRVIRRELAVSPGEPFDMVRVKRTKGRLEQMGFFEKVETSVEPTDVPANKNLVIDVEETTTGNIELGAGFSSVDNLVGFIGFREGNFDLFNPPFFRGGGQKFRINVMLGTRRKDFQISFAEPWLFGHRLRFETDFYHRELNFYSDLYDVSQTGARLGLVRALGSEFLIGGVSYTIENIGINDVDERAPLLIQEEQGNRLVSKIGASIAFDTRNNIQLPSRGQRTELSSELAGGPFGGDTDFYKFELRSAWYYPGFFENHIWEVRGRAGVAEPFGDTTRVPLFDRFFLGGVGSLRGYKYRQVGPYRVGPFGDQEPIGGHTYWFGSVEYSVPIIERLRFAAFYDIGNVYEDSFSFSRSPGQNLYSDNWGVGIRLNIPRLGPLRLDYGIPITHDAFTSGRGRFQFSVSYTADY
- the dnaB gene encoding replicative DNA helicase: MIETIEPNISTTVSLTRAPIVKAAASSSVDRLPPHSVEAERGVLGCVLLSPNDGMGVCIEKFKRGSEVFYDLRHRSIYELLAEMYDQKQAIDLITVHQRLRDKNQLEAIGGPAYLAQLVDGVPSAANLQYYLDIVREKYLLRKMIQTCTGVVGRVYDHEGEVDALLDEVERDILRISEDRVEASSRTIKDLVHKAITTIEEFHQRQGMLTGIGTGFPDFDKMTSGLHAGEMIVIAARPSMGKTSLAMNIAEHVAIDQKLPVGVFSLEMTAESLVLRMLCSRSRVNLRSIREGFLAERDFPKLTGSAGKLASAPLFIDDSSGLSILQLRAKARRMFQQYGIKLFVIDYLQLLNSTSRRAENRQQEIADISNGIKALAKELNVPIIVLSQLNRELEKEKNRKPRLSDLRESGAIEQDADLVGLLYKASSEEDDESASQAQDSLPVNLLIAKQRNGPTGDVNLTFLRPYTRFESAAKVNAGEILQDN
- a CDS encoding nuclear transport factor 2 family protein, with product MAELYPAGRLPVRARWEWAEAVARRNVGRIDRIEAEEFVFTDPAGRLWTKQRQLESLKAGDLEIDSFALSDVRARIYVDAAVVTFRIEWRGTFRGVDISGPQRMTDTFVKRDGRWQCVASQTTRIPP
- a CDS encoding dipeptidase, whose translation is MKDVLAFLKKNQARFVRELCEYVRFPSVSAQPTHRKDLAACAQWLVRHCREAGLNAELRPTEGNPVVLARPPKRGPSRKPHYVVYGHYDVQPPEPFELWKTRPFDPSVRGSSLFGRGASDNKGQHLAHLNAVEAYLKTGAELPCDLTFVIEGEEEVGSKSLAGFLEKNRERLRCDGIVISDTGLVSKSHPTFTYGLRGIMAIEVKLHGPNRDLHSGIFGGTVDNPALALCQLLAGLRDKNGRITIPGFYDDVEPLTAYERKQLARLQFTERSYRQFLGVPKLFGERGYTPIEQRSVRPTLEINGLTSGYQGAGSKTIIPAWASAKITARLVPNQTPERARQLFVRHLRKICPPTVRLEFKPEHGGEPYLVSPQGRGAQAALRALKNAFGCEPVLMREGGSIPIVNAFKKILGADSLMLGLALPDDNAHSPNEKFDLEVFEKGMRMSAHLWRELAAE
- a CDS encoding VWA domain-containing protein, which encodes MVLLAFPALAQKPGARPVPKYDVLFVVDISLSMSREKEAVAQTVFNLIRTSLADKMATGDRLGVWTFNERVYTTRFPPETWTPERGEIIADRIARYLRSLRYERQSQPGKAIAEILKTARTSKSLTVFLLSNGDAPVVGTPFDRSLNVLYREYRTDLQRVGKPFVTRFTIDNGQFVTWDVSADLGQSKEAENTSPSKSIAVLPTNSPRRRARLLPSFLNR
- a CDS encoding NYN domain-containing protein, translated to MITDHFGCSLPLSEAGNFRFSNSAFNHYGEPVALVRILVDGYSLLHNWPALAPGQPRHSAAAREELIHWLTQYRDATGTPITIVFDGSGAPPGTPKIPSSPEVEVLYSKAGQTADDIIERAAYRFQEYGEVLAVTDDYAERDTVLAMGGMTSDCANFIETVCATLQDLQRDLKHYNRRELSRFRQPRN